The Deltaproteobacteria bacterium genome includes the window CTCTGGGGCGACAGCGGCGCCTTCTGCGGGCGCGAGTGGTTCGAGCCGTTCGGCTTCTCGAAGGGGCTCGTCGACCCGGCGACGGGCGAGGTGCCGAACCTGTTCGAGCAGGGCCTCGCCCTCGTCGGCTCGGTCGACACGGTGACGCGCCAGCTCGAGCGGCTGCGGGCGCGGCTCCCGGTCCGCTGGCTCTTCGCGTGGACCTACAACGCGCTCATCCCGCACGCCGAGCTCATGCGGTCGATCGAGCTGTTCGCGACCCGCGTGCTGCCGCGAGTGGGTGTCCAGTCGCCTACGTGAGCGCCCGCAACGCCACCTGGACGATGAGTCCGATCGACGCGAGAAGCCCCACCACGTAGGACACGGTGCGCCACGGCTGGAGGGCGGCGACGTACGCGACGCTGTGGATGTAGCGGGCGACCGTGAAGACCCCGAAGTAGATGACCGCGCCCGTGCGGCCGGCGCCGAGCAGGACGTAGAGGAACCCGAGGATCAGGAACGGAAGGATGTTCGCCATCGCGTTGGCGTGCGCGCGAAGCACGCGTGCCACCTCGGGCGGATCACGCTCGACCGTCGACCGGCCCGAGAGGAGACGGGCGTCCTCCGGGTTGATCAGGGTCCGCGTGCGGTTGCGCGTGAGACCGCTGTAGAGCCACAGGCCGTAGAGGTTCAGGCAGAGCAGCGCCGCCGACACCGCATAGGGGACGAAGGCGGGCATGTGCGTGAGCTCGCTCATGGTCGGCGGTTGGCCGCGTATCAGGCACACGCGGCGCCTTCAAGCACCCCGGAGAGTGCCCGGCGGTACGGTTCAGCTGGCGGGCGCGCGCACACTGACCAGCCACGCCAGGAACAGCATCGCGAAGATGAGATCGCCCGTCCCCAGGACAGGCAGGCGTATGGGCACCGTTCCCACCGCCCAGCACCCCACCAGCAGCCCGAAGAAGGACAGCTTCCCTGCTGCCGCCAGCGTGATGAAGAGACGCTCGGCGCGTCCCGCGATCGCGGCCCACAGATACCCGAGCCCGAAGATCAGGATGAACATTCCGACGGTCAGCAGGTAGAGCCCGTGACCGGCTTCGGGGAACCCCAAGAGAGCGCGCAGGCGTTCGGCGGCGGGGATGAACGCGGCGGCGGCCAGGATGTTCATGCCAGCGGTGGCGAACAATGCGCGTCGCATCCATGGGGGGAGGGGGATCATGTCGGTTCACGGAGTGATGGCCGCAATCTCGATGATGGTCCCATCACAGCGCTCGGGCCCGAGGACGAGCTGCGCGACGGCCACCGGCAGAGAGAAACGCCGTGGGCCGGCACTGCCAGGGTTGATGAAGAGAACGCCCTTGCGCTTCTCGACGCACGGACGGTGGGAGTGACCGGAAAGGACTGCCGCAAAGCCCGCCGCAGCCGGATCGAGGCTGAGCTGGGCGAGGTCATGGATGACGTAGAGGGTGTGGATCCCGACCTCGATGACCTCATCGACGGGCAGCGTGGAGGCCCACGGACCCTTGTCGTTGTTTCCTCGGACCGCCCGGACCGGCGCGATGGCTCCAAGCGCATCCAGGACAACGGGCGCGCCGATATCTCCGCAATGGACGATGAGATCCGACCCGCGAAGCCGCTCCAGGGCCTCCGGCCGGATCAGCCCGTGCGTGTCAGAGATCACGCCGACCTTCCCGAGCGATCGGGTCCCTGCGGCTGACATGGCGTCCTCGCAGCGCGAGCGGGCGCGCCGAGCAGGCACCGCATATCACGAGCCGACCCAATCGCAGAAGGGCGGGAAGGAACCACCTCGCGTCGATCAGGACGGCTGCCCGGCGTGAGCTGAAGCGCCATGTGGGGCGGCGCGCTCGCGAAGGATGAACCCGAGCCAGGCATACCAGATGGGCGCGAGCAGAAAGCCGCCGACTCCGATGGAAAGGACCAGAAGCCAATGAACGAGGAAGGTATAGCCGAGGACCCCGGCGAAATAGGTGAGCCCCGTCGCGTAACCCAGCACGCAAAGGGGGCTCGGTAGGAGCCTGGCCTGGTGACCGAGCCAGCTCACCGTGACCACCCAGACGCCGATGGCTCCGTAAGTGAAAACGCCGTCGGGGACGTCCAGAGCCAGGCCAGCCACCACCTGAACCGCCTGCTGAAAGGCGCGATCAGCGTGCGGGTATTGCGGAATGATCCTGCGGTCGAATGCGACTTCCATGAGGTGGCTCCTGGCGAGGACAGCGAAGCCGCAGAAGGCGGCCGCGGCCGACCAGAGAACGGCTCCCCGGTTTCGGGACCAGACGACCAATGAGATCGCGGGAACCGCGCCAAGACCAAAGAAGCCTGCCGCCACCCATGACCAATGAAAGCCGAGGTGAGCGAGTGGGTCCTGGCATAGAACCATCCAGAATTGATGAGGTGCGACGTCGGGCCTTCCCTGCAGCTCCGGGGGCATCAACACGGCGCAAACGCTCGAGGCGAGATACGACAGGGCCACCCCGAACGATGCGATGCTGCCGGCCTTGGCGATCGTGGGGTCATGCTGCATGTGAAGCCGCGCCGGCTCGATCATGGCTGTACCGAGGAACCGAGGTAGAAGAGGGCTGCGCGAACCGCAATGAACCAGACCGCCAGGGTGGAGACCGCATAAAGGTAGAATCGCACCATGACGATATTGATCGTGCAATGGACTGCACTGTGAAGCACGCGAAACGCAACAAAGACCCACGCGGCGCTCACGTACGCCGCATCGACATGATTCGTGACGAACAGATACAGCGTGAGCGCGTAGAAGAGCACCGGGATCTCGAACAGGTTCTTCAGGTTGTCCGAAGGATTGGACACTTCGGGAGGCGAGAGCTGGGCGAGCGCCCCGGGGACGGCCAGGGCCTTCGGGCTGAGCTTGCTGCTCGTGATGAAGCGGATGCGCCGGATGTACATGTACACCCACACCAGGAGCGTCAGGAACATCGTCGCGAAGAAGGGACCGAAGATCGCGGTCTGCGGCATCGTGCTCTCCTCCTTGGGAGTGCCTCGCGCCTCGCCGATTGCTGCTGTCTGGATGCCGGCGTCGGGGTGCTGCCGAGGTCACGTCACGGACGCGGGTCCTTGCCGGCCCGATGGAGCCTCTCGCGCCTCGGCGCCCATCACGATCCGTAGGGTTGCTGGCAGTTCATCCCCCCGCGGGACGGCAAGATGCAGGCGCTGATCGTCCCGACCCGATCGACGTTCGAGTCCTGCATGATGGTGACCGTCACGGGCGGCTGGAACGGCTCGTGGATGTCGAGCGCGAGAAGGCGCAGCTTGACGCCGTAGTAGTCGGGGTGGGCGGGCAGCTGGGCCTTCTCGACCGGTTTGGTGATGCAGAGGGCGCCCCGGACGCCGGGGTGGCATTCCTCCGGCGCCCACCGGATCGTGACGTCGAGGTTGGCCGCGTCCGTGACGTGGACCGACAGTCCGGACGTGACGCTAAGCGCGTCCGGCGGCACGGTCACGAACTTGCCGAGCACCACGATGCCACCGCGGCGGACGTCGCTCTCGACGCCCCGGAGCCGGGCGAGTCGGATGGTCATCGGTGTGGCACACCGGCCGCCGCGGCAGGTGCCGGTCGTGTTGCAGGTCGTGCCGTCGGGCTTCGGCGGGTTCGAGCAGAGGCCGGTGGTGAGGTCGCAGCTGCCGGCATCGTGACATTCGTCCGGCGCCGGACACGTGGCCATGATGGTACAGGTGCTCGTGCAGCAGTCGCCCGCCACGTCGGGCCCCGGGTCGCATTCCTCGCCCGGGTCGAGGACGCCGTCGCCACAGCTCGCGTAGGCGATGCGCGGGCCGAGCACGAACGCCGCGACGAGCGACAACAGCACGATGAAAACACGGTGACGCGTCATGTCGATTCCCCCCGTATGTCTTTCCCTAGTGCAGCGTAATTTTCCTGCCCAGGGTCATCGGCGGGGTGCCGAGCGAATTCGCGCCGCCGCGGCTTGACTCAGTTCCAATTTAGAACCTATGATCGCCCGCCCAATGCGGTGGCAGGACATCGGCGACATGACCTGCTCGGTGGCGCGCGCCCTCTCCGTCGTGGGCGACCGCTGGACCTTGCTCGTCCTGCGCGACGCGTTCCTCGGCGTGCGGCGGTTCGAGGACTTCCATACCGACCTCGGCACCACGCGCCATCGCCTGGCAGACCGGCTCCGCAAGCTCGTGGACCACGGCGTCCTCGAGCGGGTGCCCTACGCGGACCGGCCGCGCCGGTTCGAGTACCGGCTGACGGAGAAGGGGCGCGACCTCTATCCCGTCGTCGTCTCGCTCACCCGCTGGGGCGACCGCTGGATGGCGGGCCGCGACGGGCCGCCGGTCGAGCTGGTGCACCGCGGGTGCGGGCGCCGGATCATGCCGACGCTCGCCTGCCCGGAGTGCGGCGAGCCGGTCGGCGCACGCGACATGCAGGTGCGGCCGGGACCCGCGCTCCGCAAGGAATGGAAGGCGCGACCGCAGCGCCCCAGAGAGGAGCTCCGATGATCGCAGCCCAGCCCGTCGATCCCTCCGTCTCCCGGACGCCGCTCCCGCTCGACGCCGCCGACCTCCCGACCATCTGCGTGCTCTGCAGCCAGAACTGCGGGGTGCGGGTGGACGTGGCCGGCGGCCGGATCGTCGCGGTCCGCGCCGACGAGAGGAACCCGATCACCACCGGCTACATCTGCAACAAGGGCTTCAGCATCCCGAGCTAC containing:
- a CDS encoding MAPEG family protein; amino-acid sequence: MSELTHMPAFVPYAVSAALLCLNLYGLWLYSGLTRNRTRTLINPEDARLLSGRSTVERDPPEVARVLRAHANAMANILPFLILGFLYVLLGAGRTGAVIYFGVFTVARYIHSVAYVAALQPWRTVSYVVGLLASIGLIVQVALRALT
- a CDS encoding metallophosphoesterase family protein, producing the protein MSAAGTRSLGKVGVISDTHGLIRPEALERLRGSDLIVHCGDIGAPVVLDALGAIAPVRAVRGNNDKGPWASTLPVDEVIEVGIHTLYVIHDLAQLSLDPAAAGFAAVLSGHSHRPCVEKRKGVLFINPGSAGPRRFSLPVAVAQLVLGPERCDGTIIEIAAITP
- a CDS encoding helix-turn-helix transcriptional regulator — its product is MRWQDIGDMTCSVARALSVVGDRWTLLVLRDAFLGVRRFEDFHTDLGTTRHRLADRLRKLVDHGVLERVPYADRPRRFEYRLTEKGRDLYPVVVSLTRWGDRWMAGRDGPPVELVHRGCGRRIMPTLACPECGEPVGARDMQVRPGPALRKEWKARPQRPREELR